A stretch of Desulfobacter hydrogenophilus DNA encodes these proteins:
- a CDS encoding FecCD family ABC transporter permease, whose amino-acid sequence MHFDHGVVPKAYVGYVRKKYWLLFALFSLVTGLFLISLCKGAVQLPLLDVLQTLMLEAPSRKADLIVWHIRLPQTVIAILGGAGLAVSGAVMQSVLKNPLASPFTLGISHAAAFGAALSVIIMGAGVMASSSGDAVTISSPVITVATAFSFSIITALIIIFIAGKKEASPHVMVLTGVALGSLFTAGTMLLQFFADDVQLAAMVFWTFGDLARADWNDIALVAPVVLVLLGFFLVKSRDYNGMALGDESAKGIGIRVEWVRLSGMLAASLMTSLIISFVGIISFVGLAAPHIVRRIIGDDHRFLLPASILAGALILLAADMVARLIMLPHVLPVSIFTAFLGAPVFIYLIIKGNPR is encoded by the coding sequence ATGCATTTTGATCATGGTGTTGTCCCCAAGGCCTATGTCGGATATGTTCGTAAAAAATACTGGTTGCTTTTCGCCCTGTTCAGCCTGGTGACAGGGCTTTTTCTCATCTCTTTGTGCAAAGGGGCCGTGCAACTGCCCCTGCTGGATGTGCTGCAGACATTAATGCTGGAGGCACCATCCCGGAAGGCAGATCTTATCGTATGGCATATCCGGCTGCCCCAGACCGTGATTGCGATTTTAGGCGGGGCAGGCCTGGCGGTTTCCGGTGCCGTGATGCAATCGGTATTGAAAAATCCTTTGGCCTCACCCTTTACCCTGGGCATTTCCCATGCGGCCGCATTCGGGGCGGCACTGTCCGTGATCATCATGGGAGCCGGGGTGATGGCATCGTCGTCCGGTGATGCCGTGACCATTTCAAGTCCGGTGATCACCGTGGCAACTGCATTTTCATTTTCCATTATCACCGCGTTAATCATCATCTTTATAGCCGGCAAAAAAGAGGCATCCCCCCACGTCATGGTGCTCACCGGCGTGGCATTGGGCTCCCTTTTTACTGCCGGGACCATGCTGCTGCAATTTTTTGCCGATGATGTGCAGCTGGCAGCCATGGTGTTCTGGACTTTCGGTGACCTGGCCAGGGCGGACTGGAACGATATTGCGCTGGTGGCCCCGGTGGTGCTTGTACTGCTCGGGTTTTTTTTGGTAAAATCCCGGGACTACAACGGCATGGCCCTTGGGGATGAAAGCGCCAAAGGCATCGGCATACGGGTGGAATGGGTCCGGCTTTCCGGCATGCTGGCCGCTTCTTTGATGACGTCTTTGATCATCAGCTTTGTGGGCATTATCAGTTTTGTGGGTCTGGCCGCCCCTCACATTGTGCGGCGCATCATCGGTGATGATCACCGGTTCCTGCTGCCGGCATCCATCCTGGCCGGGGCTTTGATTCTTCTGGCAGCAGATATGGTTGCCCGGTTGATTATGCTTCCCCATGTGCTGCCGGTCTCTATTTTTACGGCATTTTTAGGAGCACCCGTTTTCATTTACCTCATTATTAAAGGCAATCCCAGATGA
- a CDS encoding iron ABC transporter substrate-binding protein — MKTTFALFCAGLFLILSVFPVNAKNILDSRGKTVAVPNQISRIICSGPGALRLITYFNAQDLVVAVDDMETARKKFDARPYAIANPQYKKLPVFGEFRGNDDPEKILGLATPPQVIFKTYATMGYDPVELSQKTDIPVVVLGYGNLAVQRDVVYKSLRIIGQVLNRKERADELIGFFDKQIAELNQRTAVIENKKTCFVGGIAHKGPHGFLSTEPSYPPFEFVNAANIARASDVRVQNLSHSSFSKEKLLDENPQVLFLDLSTLQMGEDHGGLYELKTDPVFQALDAVANGRVYGVLPYNWYTQNFGSILADAWYVGKMLYPDQFADVDPVKKADEIYEFLLSAKVYADMDALFHNKAFKPVYLGAK; from the coding sequence ATGAAGACAACATTTGCATTGTTCTGTGCCGGCCTGTTTCTGATCCTGTCTGTTTTTCCGGTAAATGCAAAAAACATTTTGGACAGCAGGGGTAAAACAGTGGCTGTACCAAATCAAATCAGCCGTATTATCTGCTCGGGTCCGGGAGCTTTGCGCCTGATCACCTATTTTAATGCCCAGGATTTGGTGGTGGCTGTGGATGATATGGAAACGGCCAGAAAAAAGTTTGATGCAAGGCCCTATGCCATTGCCAATCCCCAGTACAAAAAGTTGCCGGTATTCGGAGAGTTCAGGGGAAACGATGATCCTGAAAAAATTTTGGGGCTTGCAACACCGCCCCAGGTTATTTTTAAAACCTATGCGACCATGGGCTATGACCCGGTTGAATTATCACAGAAAACAGATATCCCGGTGGTGGTGCTGGGATATGGTAATCTTGCGGTTCAAAGGGACGTTGTTTATAAAAGTCTGCGGATCATCGGCCAGGTGCTGAACCGGAAAGAACGGGCTGATGAGTTGATCGGCTTTTTTGACAAGCAGATCGCTGAACTCAATCAGCGCACCGCAGTCATTGAAAATAAAAAAACGTGTTTTGTTGGCGGCATTGCACATAAAGGCCCCCATGGATTTTTGTCCACAGAACCCAGTTATCCGCCCTTTGAGTTTGTGAATGCCGCCAATATTGCAAGGGCATCTGACGTTAGAGTGCAAAATTTATCCCATTCAAGTTTTTCCAAAGAGAAGTTACTGGATGAAAATCCCCAGGTTTTGTTTCTGGATCTTTCGACCCTGCAGATGGGTGAAGACCATGGCGGGCTTTATGAGTTAAAAACCGATCCCGTATTCCAGGCATTGGATGCCGTGGCAAATGGCCGGGTCTACGGGGTGTTGCCTTATAATTGGTATACCCAGAATTTCGGCTCTATCTTGGCCGATGCCTGGTATGTGGGAAAAATGCTTTATCCGGACCAGTTTGCCGATGTTGACCCGGTAAAAAAGGCAGATGAAATTTATGAATTTTTGCTGTCCGCCAAAGTATATGCAGACATGGATGCCCTGTTCCATAATAAGGCATTCAAGCCGGTTTATTTAGGGGCGAAATAA
- a CDS encoding methylenetetrahydrofolate reductase, whose product MRVTQLYKDKQPAISFEFFPFRDDKTQASFNNTIDALSPLSPDYFSVTFGAGGSTRDGSYATAKILVDKNFPTVAYIAGFGLAPDEVRDILDKYKALGIETIFVIRGDQPKDADFKPHPDSFAYACDLIKFIKDNYDFTLGCAGYPEGHVQAESLEADIKYLKMKQDAGAQYVVAQFFYDNEFYFSYVNKCRDAGVTIPIIPGIMPVYTLKLINILTSVCGASIPAAMQARIDAVDKGDKDAVLNLGIDYAAEQCKDLLAKGVPGLHIYTMNRSRSTKAIVEALKKENLI is encoded by the coding sequence ATGCGTGTCACCCAATTATACAAAGATAAACAGCCTGCAATTTCTTTTGAATTTTTTCCCTTCCGGGACGATAAAACCCAAGCATCTTTTAATAATACTATCGACGCCCTGAGCCCTTTGAGCCCGGATTATTTCAGCGTCACCTTCGGGGCTGGCGGCTCCACCAGGGACGGCTCGTATGCCACGGCCAAAATTCTTGTGGATAAAAATTTCCCCACCGTGGCTTACATTGCCGGTTTCGGCCTTGCCCCGGACGAAGTCCGTGATATCCTGGACAAATATAAGGCCCTGGGAATTGAAACGATTTTTGTGATCCGGGGAGATCAGCCAAAGGATGCGGATTTTAAACCCCATCCGGACAGCTTTGCCTATGCCTGTGACCTGATTAAATTCATAAAAGACAACTATGATTTTACCCTGGGCTGCGCTGGTTACCCCGAAGGGCATGTACAGGCCGAAAGCCTTGAGGCAGACATCAAATATCTTAAAATGAAACAGGATGCCGGGGCTCAATACGTGGTGGCGCAGTTTTTCTATGATAATGAATTCTATTTTTCTTATGTGAACAAATGCAGGGACGCCGGCGTCACCATTCCCATTATCCCCGGCATCATGCCGGTATATACGTTGAAACTGATAAACATTTTGACATCGGTGTGCGGCGCAAGCATTCCTGCAGCCATGCAGGCTAGGATAGATGCTGTGGACAAGGGCGATAAGGATGCCGTGCTTAACCTTGGCATTGACTATGCTGCAGAACAATGCAAAGACCTTCTGGCCAAGGGCGTTCCGGGCCTGCACATCTACACCATGAACCGCAGCCGCTCGACAAAGGCCATTGTGGAAGCTTTAAAAAAAGAAAATCTGATTTAA
- a CDS encoding DUF1611 domain-containing protein: MNQTQTENNPRTYMGTAVVLTKGLFHLSDAKTAHGLVRGTERFKIMGVIDEVNAGKDAGVVLDGIQRDIPIFPSIQAFTGVTGTIPDYAVIGVALCGGRLDDAWQDLILDVMSQGISIVNGLHMPLSDIPTFKEAAEKYNVDIIDFRRSKPFDQLQYWTGKVFDITTPKIAVLGTDCALGKRTTSRMLMQMCQANGIKTEMIFTGQTGWLQGSPYGFILDATPNDFVCGEIEAAIVECAKKSNPDLMILEGQSALRNPLGPCGSEFIVSANAKGVILQHAPFRKLFDMVEAFGCCLPSAEDEIKLIEMYGAKVIAVTLNGEGGSREDLIRYAQHLKTTTQLPVLDPLNDDLSTLLPTIRAFIDN; encoded by the coding sequence ATGAATCAGACCCAGACAGAAAATAATCCCCGGACCTATATGGGAACCGCCGTGGTCCTGACCAAGGGGCTGTTCCACCTCAGCGATGCCAAAACCGCTCACGGCCTTGTGCGGGGAACAGAACGGTTCAAGATCATGGGCGTCATTGATGAGGTCAATGCGGGCAAGGATGCCGGCGTTGTGCTGGACGGCATTCAAAGGGACATCCCCATTTTCCCCAGTATCCAGGCATTCACCGGCGTCACCGGTACAATCCCGGATTATGCGGTCATCGGGGTGGCCCTGTGCGGCGGACGACTGGATGACGCGTGGCAGGATCTTATTCTGGATGTCATGTCCCAGGGAATTTCCATTGTCAACGGACTGCATATGCCGTTATCAGATATTCCCACGTTCAAAGAGGCCGCCGAAAAATATAATGTTGACATCATAGATTTCAGGCGCAGCAAACCCTTTGACCAGCTTCAATACTGGACCGGAAAAGTCTTTGACATCACCACCCCGAAAATCGCCGTGTTGGGTACGGATTGCGCATTGGGCAAACGCACCACCAGCCGGATGCTCATGCAGATGTGCCAGGCAAACGGTATTAAGACGGAAATGATTTTTACCGGGCAGACCGGGTGGCTCCAGGGCTCCCCGTACGGATTTATTCTGGATGCCACACCCAATGATTTTGTCTGCGGCGAGATTGAAGCGGCCATTGTTGAATGTGCAAAAAAATCCAATCCGGATCTCATGATTCTGGAGGGCCAGTCTGCTCTTCGCAACCCTTTAGGCCCCTGTGGCTCGGAGTTTATTGTATCCGCCAATGCAAAGGGGGTAATCCTGCAGCATGCGCCTTTTAGAAAACTTTTTGATATGGTAGAGGCCTTTGGCTGTTGCCTGCCCTCAGCTGAAGATGAAATCAAGCTGATTGAAATGTACGGAGCAAAGGTGATTGCTGTGACACTGAACGGTGAAGGCGGCAGCCGGGAAGACCTTATACGGTATGCACAGCACCTGAAGACAACCACACAACTGCCGGTGCTCGATCCCCTGAATGATGACCTGTCAACTCTTTTGCCGACCATCAGGGCCTTCATCGACAATTAG
- a CDS encoding mandelate racemase/muconate lactonizing enzyme family protein: MKIKKVTVFRENLELTRPYTIAYETFTHVENLFVQLETDTGLVGIGAGSPAEDVTGESIDACERALNEQACALFEGMDLSDAFSRLKTMETKMSATPAAMAAMDIALHDLIGKVLDRPLVEILGRVHTAMPTSITIGIKSLDEMLAEADEYTGRGFKILKVKTGLDVDQDIERVCCLKAHVSADVRIRVDANQGYDVDQYKKFLAGTRNTNMEFVEQPLHVDQTAAMADLSESERNFSMADESLQKPADAYTLIHPPRPFGLFNIKLMKCGGIAPGLEIAGIARHCGIGLMWGCMDESIASIAAALHAAFASPATRYLDLDGSLDLAKDMVDQGFIIENGLMRLTDRPGLGVRIL; the protein is encoded by the coding sequence ATGAAAATAAAAAAAGTAACAGTTTTCAGGGAAAACCTGGAATTAACACGGCCTTACACCATTGCCTATGAAACCTTCACCCACGTGGAAAATTTGTTTGTTCAGCTTGAAACAGACACAGGGCTTGTGGGCATCGGGGCCGGTTCCCCGGCCGAAGATGTCACCGGTGAAAGCATTGATGCCTGTGAGAGGGCGTTAAACGAACAGGCATGCGCCCTTTTTGAGGGCATGGATTTGTCCGATGCCTTTTCACGACTTAAAACCATGGAAACAAAGATGTCGGCAACCCCTGCAGCCATGGCAGCCATGGATATTGCCCTGCACGATCTCATTGGTAAGGTCCTGGACCGTCCTCTGGTGGAGATCCTGGGGCGGGTGCATACCGCCATGCCGACATCCATTACCATCGGCATCAAAAGCCTTGACGAGATGCTGGCCGAGGCCGACGAATATACCGGCCGGGGATTCAAGATTCTTAAGGTAAAAACAGGCCTGGATGTGGACCAAGACATCGAACGGGTCTGCTGCCTTAAGGCACACGTCAGTGCAGATGTCCGCATCCGGGTGGATGCCAACCAAGGATACGATGTGGACCAGTACAAAAAATTTCTGGCAGGCACGCGTAACACGAATATGGAATTTGTGGAGCAGCCCCTCCATGTGGACCAAACAGCGGCCATGGCAGATCTGTCTGAAAGTGAACGCAATTTTTCCATGGCTGACGAAAGCCTGCAGAAACCTGCCGATGCTTACACCCTGATTCATCCGCCTCGGCCTTTTGGGCTGTTCAATATCAAACTTATGAAGTGCGGCGGCATTGCCCCGGGCCTTGAAATTGCCGGGATCGCCCGGCACTGCGGCATCGGACTGATGTGGGGGTGTATGGATGAAAGCATTGCAAGCATTGCCGCAGCCCTGCATGCGGCTTTTGCAAGCCCTGCCACCCGGTACCTGGATCTTGACGGCAGCCTGGATCTTGCCAAAGACATGGTGGATCAGGGATTTATCATTGAAAACGGACTGATGCGCCTGACAGATCGTCCGGGTTTAGGTGTACGCATCCTTTAA
- a CDS encoding amidohydrolase family protein, whose product MENETVIHNGTLLTMEQGLPVIENAIVRIKGDKIAECGPAVPGRNWEGATLVDACGGIIMPGLVNGHTHTPMSMFRGLADDLPLDVWLNEHIFPAEARDINPESVAQWAAHSCKEMLASGITTCCDGYFLESHAAQAMADTGIRAVAGQGVIDYPAPGVPDPSNNIDHAKNFIEQTRSLSPRVAPSVFCHSPYTCSKQTLVAGKNLAQDKGVLFQIHTAETRAEPGLIKENTGLSVIAYLDSLGILDPDTLLIHCVWVDENDIEIIAKRGCGVIHCPESNMKLASGVAPVPDMVAAGLTVGLGTDGCASNNDQDIFSEMDTAAKLHKAVRLDPCVMDARTCLKMATIDGAKALGLGDVTGSIRPGKAADIIVVDTTGLHMTPMHDPYSGLVYTARASDVLWVMVDGNVRLKKRPPVHPLGTDRRAG is encoded by the coding sequence ATGGAAAACGAAACGGTCATACACAACGGTACGCTTTTGACCATGGAACAGGGATTGCCTGTCATTGAAAACGCGATTGTCCGTATCAAAGGGGATAAAATTGCTGAATGCGGCCCTGCTGTTCCCGGCCGGAACTGGGAGGGGGCGACCCTGGTTGATGCTTGCGGGGGAATTATTATGCCCGGACTTGTGAACGGACACACCCACACCCCCATGTCCATGTTCCGGGGACTGGCCGATGACCTGCCCCTAGATGTCTGGCTCAATGAACATATTTTCCCTGCCGAGGCAAGGGATATAAACCCGGAATCCGTGGCGCAATGGGCGGCCCACTCCTGCAAGGAGATGCTGGCCAGCGGTATCACCACATGCTGCGACGGCTATTTCCTGGAAAGCCACGCGGCACAGGCCATGGCAGATACTGGTATCCGGGCTGTGGCCGGCCAGGGCGTGATTGACTACCCTGCCCCGGGGGTCCCGGATCCTTCCAACAACATTGATCATGCCAAAAATTTTATTGAGCAAACCCGCAGCCTGTCCCCGAGAGTGGCCCCGTCGGTCTTCTGTCATTCACCCTATACCTGCTCAAAACAGACGCTTGTGGCGGGAAAGAATCTTGCTCAAGACAAGGGGGTTTTGTTCCAGATCCATACCGCAGAAACCCGGGCCGAGCCGGGTCTGATCAAAGAAAATACAGGCCTGTCCGTGATCGCCTATCTGGACAGCCTGGGCATCCTTGATCCGGACACCCTTTTAATTCATTGCGTGTGGGTGGATGAAAACGACATTGAAATTATTGCCAAGCGCGGGTGCGGGGTAATCCACTGCCCGGAATCCAATATGAAACTGGCATCCGGGGTGGCACCCGTGCCGGACATGGTGGCCGCCGGTCTGACCGTAGGCCTTGGCACGGACGGATGTGCGTCCAACAACGACCAGGATATATTTTCTGAAATGGACACAGCCGCCAAACTGCATAAGGCTGTACGCCTGGATCCCTGCGTCATGGATGCCCGTACCTGCCTGAAAATGGCCACCATTGACGGGGCAAAGGCCCTAGGGCTGGGTGATGTCACGGGTTCCATACGCCCGGGGAAGGCGGCGGATATCATTGTGGTGGATACAACCGGTCTTCACATGACGCCCATGCATGACCCCTACTCAGGTCTGGTGTATACGGCAAGGGCTTCGGATGTCTTATGGGTAATGGTAGACGGCAACGTGCGCCTAAAAAAAAGACCGCCTGTCCATCCCTTGGGGACAGACAGGCGGGCCGGATAA
- the yaaA gene encoding peroxide stress protein YaaA produces MLSIMSPSKTMDLNCRSSLLQTQPYFISQARELSDRLKKFSQAELEELMKISPKLADLTYKRFQTFSANAVNDGARQALLVYKGDAFQGLDIDHYQDQDFEFAQKHVRILSGLYGLLRPLDLIEPHRLEIATRLSGPWGKNIYEFWTDRITQRINTELEESNGAPVLVNLASNEYFKVLQRKRLKAKIITIQFKERKANGFKVIAIHAKRARGLLVDFIIQKKIIEPKPLKGFSHNGYRFNPDISTSKTWVFTRE; encoded by the coding sequence ATGCTCAGCATTATGTCACCGTCCAAGACCATGGATCTTAATTGCAGATCCAGCCTTTTGCAAACCCAACCCTATTTCATTTCCCAAGCCCGGGAACTTTCAGACCGGCTGAAAAAATTTTCACAGGCTGAACTGGAAGAGCTAATGAAGATCAGCCCCAAGCTGGCGGACTTGACCTACAAAAGATTTCAGACATTTTCCGCAAATGCAGTAAATGACGGTGCCCGCCAGGCCCTTTTAGTTTACAAAGGCGATGCCTTTCAAGGACTGGACATTGACCATTACCAAGATCAGGATTTTGAATTTGCCCAGAAACATGTACGGATATTGTCAGGTCTATACGGCCTTTTGCGCCCCCTGGACCTGATTGAACCCCATCGCCTGGAAATAGCCACCCGGCTTTCCGGCCCCTGGGGGAAAAATATATATGAATTCTGGACAGACCGAATCACCCAAAGAATCAACACGGAGCTGGAAGAATCAAACGGCGCCCCTGTTCTTGTCAATCTGGCATCCAATGAGTATTTTAAGGTTCTCCAACGCAAACGCCTGAAAGCAAAGATTATCACCATTCAGTTCAAGGAAAGAAAAGCAAACGGTTTCAAGGTGATTGCCATACATGCCAAAAGGGCCCGGGGGCTTTTGGTCGACTTCATCATCCAGAAAAAAATCATTGAACCCAAACCGTTGAAAGGATTTTCCCACAATGGATATAGATTTAACCCGGACATTTCAACATCAAAGACCTGGGTGTTTACCCGAGAATGA
- a CDS encoding D-serine ammonia-lyase: protein MNTERISGKTIKEWQKTLPLIRKIMAGQEVFWRNPEYRPVDTAFKSIALSYKDVADAQARLKRFAPFIAEIFPQTREGNGIIESLLREIHNMKKLLNLQVKVPVRGTLLLKCDNLLAVSGSIKARGGIYEVLKTAETLAVDKGLLGFGDDYAILATDKFKRFFSNYAIAVGSTGNLGLSIGIVGAALGFKVYVHMSADAALWKKQRLRQCGVTVVEYETDYSQAVAAGRQQARSDPNMHFIDDENSLDLLLGYAVAADRLKEQFDALGRVVDEKHPLFVYLPCGVGGGPGGITLGLKFVFGDHVHCFFAEPTASPCMLIGLMTGLHDKVSVQDFGLSNITDADGLAVGRPSGLVGKTLGSLISGSYSVADKTLYRLLHTMADQESIFLEPSAVAGLTGPTGLLNTPEGRGYLHRQGVIENMSDATHLVWATGGGMVPEPVMQAYYAKGAASSAYA from the coding sequence TTGAACACTGAACGTATTTCAGGAAAAACAATTAAAGAATGGCAGAAGACGCTTCCCCTGATCAGAAAGATTATGGCAGGTCAAGAGGTGTTCTGGCGAAACCCGGAGTACCGGCCCGTAGACACCGCTTTTAAATCCATTGCCTTGTCATACAAAGATGTGGCCGATGCACAAGCCCGGTTGAAACGGTTTGCCCCCTTTATTGCAGAGATATTTCCCCAGACCCGGGAGGGTAACGGCATCATTGAATCGCTGTTGCGGGAAATCCATAATATGAAGAAACTGCTGAATTTACAGGTAAAAGTACCTGTTCGTGGGACGCTTTTGCTCAAATGCGACAACCTGCTTGCCGTGTCCGGTTCCATTAAAGCCAGGGGCGGTATCTATGAGGTTTTGAAAACCGCCGAAACCCTGGCTGTGGACAAAGGACTGCTTGGCTTTGGGGATGATTATGCAATCCTTGCCACGGACAAGTTCAAACGGTTTTTCTCCAATTACGCCATTGCCGTGGGATCCACCGGTAATCTTGGCTTGAGTATCGGCATCGTGGGTGCCGCGCTCGGGTTTAAGGTGTATGTTCATATGTCCGCCGATGCTGCCCTTTGGAAAAAACAGCGCTTAAGGCAGTGCGGTGTCACAGTGGTTGAGTATGAAACTGATTACAGCCAGGCTGTGGCAGCGGGACGGCAACAGGCCAGGTCTGATCCAAATATGCATTTCATAGACGATGAAAATTCTTTGGATCTGCTGTTAGGGTATGCCGTGGCAGCCGACCGCCTGAAAGAACAATTTGACGCTTTGGGTCGGGTGGTGGATGAGAAACATCCGCTGTTTGTTTACCTGCCCTGCGGGGTGGGCGGCGGTCCCGGGGGAATCACTTTGGGGCTTAAGTTTGTTTTCGGTGACCATGTCCACTGTTTTTTTGCTGAACCCACCGCTTCGCCTTGTATGCTCATTGGTCTTATGACAGGGCTTCACGACAAGGTCAGTGTACAGGATTTCGGACTGTCCAATATTACGGATGCGGACGGACTGGCAGTGGGGCGCCCCTCGGGCCTTGTGGGTAAAACTCTGGGATCCTTGATCAGCGGTTCATATTCGGTTGCCGATAAAACCCTTTATCGGCTGTTGCACACCATGGCGGATCAGGAGTCCATCTTTCTTGAACCTTCTGCCGTCGCAGGATTGACAGGGCCCACGGGCCTGTTGAATACACCGGAAGGCAGGGGCTATCTTCACCGGCAGGGGGTAATTGAAAATATGTCAGACGCCACCCACCTCGTCTGGGCCACAGGCGGGGGCATGGTGCCTGAACCGGTGATGCAGGCATATTATGCAAAAGGGGCTGCGTCATCGGCCTATGCATAA
- a CDS encoding sigma-54 interaction domain-containing protein, with protein sequence MDNEKDKSCQGNYDLFRELDPAALQKKFLNALLKIQNVRRGSIWMKRGRTYVCVEAAGIDSENIVGVTLDAGSPSIVGWVIENGKMTIAKPGSDRRHNREVESHFAIKSSQILCFPLLIDGQVFGAVQVIDTHPDGIYLNLDSSHLSPLQALVEVCSISLWNAMRYSREKKKNRRLSSTLSRIEKENTIIGQSKAFHTSMKLVKSYADTDFNVLITGESGTGKELVAERLHRDSARVNSPFLAQNCSAIPETLLESELFGYKKGAFTGATRDRSGLFEAADGGTVFLDEIGDMPMGTQAALLRVLQKNEIKPLGDSRVQYINVRIIAATNKDLVGMIRENQFRQDLYYRLSILPVHLPPLRDRREDIPLLARHFLYTESKKAKIPEKKIAPETIHHLVAYTWPGNIRELENLIRYLMVTTQDEIIKPGDLPEHIREASPDEITKHTDPMPSDPQTNGAQCLRDISAMTWPDLEKAYVRALMEKFNWNITWAAKASGINRSTFASRMRKLDIHRGTGPSL encoded by the coding sequence ATGGACAATGAAAAAGATAAATCATGCCAGGGGAATTATGACCTGTTCAGGGAACTGGACCCGGCCGCGCTTCAAAAAAAATTTCTCAATGCCCTGCTGAAAATCCAGAATGTCAGGCGTGGATCAATCTGGATGAAACGGGGCCGGACCTATGTCTGTGTTGAGGCAGCCGGTATTGACAGCGAAAATATAGTGGGGGTTACCCTGGATGCAGGCTCACCCTCCATTGTGGGCTGGGTAATTGAAAACGGTAAGATGACCATCGCCAAACCGGGCTCCGACCGCCGTCACAACCGGGAGGTAGAATCGCATTTTGCCATAAAAAGCAGCCAGATACTGTGCTTCCCTTTACTGATAGATGGGCAGGTCTTTGGGGCGGTACAGGTCATTGACACCCACCCGGACGGTATTTATCTTAATTTGGATTCTTCACACCTTTCTCCTCTTCAAGCCCTGGTTGAGGTCTGTTCCATATCCCTGTGGAATGCCATGCGTTATTCCAGGGAAAAGAAAAAAAATCGCAGGCTTTCATCGACCCTGTCCAGGATTGAAAAAGAAAATACCATTATTGGCCAAAGCAAAGCCTTTCACACAAGCATGAAACTTGTCAAAAGCTATGCAGATACTGACTTCAATGTGCTGATAACAGGTGAAAGCGGCACCGGCAAGGAACTTGTGGCAGAACGCCTGCACCGGGACAGCGCCAGAGTGAATTCGCCCTTCCTGGCTCAAAACTGTTCAGCCATTCCCGAAACCCTTCTGGAAAGTGAATTGTTCGGGTATAAAAAAGGCGCGTTTACCGGTGCAACCCGGGACCGGTCCGGATTGTTTGAGGCGGCTGATGGCGGCACAGTATTCCTGGACGAAATCGGAGATATGCCCATGGGCACCCAGGCCGCACTTCTGCGGGTGCTGCAGAAAAATGAGATCAAACCATTGGGCGACAGCCGGGTCCAATATATCAATGTCAGAATCATCGCAGCCACCAATAAAGACCTTGTCGGGATGATCCGGGAAAACCAATTCAGACAGGACCTGTATTACCGCTTGTCCATACTGCCGGTTCACCTGCCGCCATTGCGGGACCGAAGGGAAGACATTCCGTTGCTGGCCCGGCATTTTCTATACACAGAAAGCAAAAAGGCAAAAATTCCCGAAAAAAAAATAGCCCCTGAAACCATACACCATCTGGTCGCGTATACATGGCCGGGTAATATCCGGGAACTGGAAAATCTTATCCGGTATTTGATGGTTACAACCCAAGACGAGATTATAAAACCGGGTGATTTGCCCGAACATATCCGTGAAGCCAGCCCGGATGAAATCACAAAGCACACAGATCCAATGCCTTCAGATCCCCAAACAAATGGGGCACAATGCCTGCGGGATATTTCCGCCATGACCTGGCCGGATCTTGAAAAGGCCTATGTCAGGGCGCTCATGGAAAAATTTAACTGGAATATCACCTGGGCCGCAAAGGCATCAGGCATCAACCGCTCAACCTTCGCCTCGCGCATGCGCAAACTTGACATTCACCGGGGCACCGGACCATCGTTATAG
- a CDS encoding helix-turn-helix transcriptional regulator translates to MTQSELAGLVGIKRQAVYDIEDGRYLTNTGVALAMAQAL, encoded by the coding sequence ATGACCCAGTCTGAACTTGCCGGTCTTGTGGGCATCAAGCGCCAGGCTGTTTATGATATTGAAGACGGGCGTTACCTGACCAATACCGGGGTTGCCCTTGCAATGGCCCAAGCCTTATGA